Proteins encoded by one window of Pseudomonadota bacterium:
- a CDS encoding TonB-dependent receptor yields MIPQPPTNPSDPHHKALHINLDASRYGTIAEIGAGQEVASWFFRVGAASGTIAKSMSAYDQTVSDSIYGRAGRYVSKERLIAMLDHEYLLLIERLEKSLGSETGFFAFADTVSTINFAGTNESHGWMGIRFQPSPKASPCQILLHVNMADTDSARQSEALGILGVNLTYGAFYLHNDIDKLLLGLMDSLSRERIDVDYIELTGPLFAHLDHRLLTVALLRKGLANAILFNSQQEPLPPTEFFHKRPILLERGSFRALHHMFPDLAERCNQRLQAIDGKTEKAAAYVLEISLNNILRAQQSTDEEVLDVVEQLCKQNHNILVSTYSQFFHLTQYLRRYSSSPIGFVVSAALLPLLLEDDRYALLKGGVLEASARLFQQQVHLLVYPVESQLFSFYLDLIKFDTSRIKFPKSGMVRAKNLGLGYVNQYLYQFLVESNIIVDIEVDESAAMPRSAA; encoded by the coding sequence ATGATTCCTCAACCACCTACAAACCCATCGGATCCCCACCACAAGGCGCTGCACATCAACCTGGACGCTTCGCGCTACGGCACGATTGCCGAGATCGGAGCCGGCCAGGAGGTCGCAAGTTGGTTTTTCCGGGTAGGGGCTGCTTCAGGCACGATCGCCAAATCTATGTCGGCCTACGATCAGACCGTGAGTGATAGTATCTACGGTCGAGCTGGGCGTTACGTCTCTAAGGAACGCCTAATAGCGATGTTGGATCATGAATATCTCCTCCTAATTGAGCGTCTTGAGAAGAGCCTCGGTAGCGAGACCGGATTCTTTGCCTTCGCTGATACCGTCTCGACCATAAATTTTGCCGGCACCAATGAGAGCCACGGCTGGATGGGAATTCGCTTTCAACCTAGTCCAAAAGCTAGCCCCTGCCAGATCCTCCTGCATGTGAATATGGCCGATACAGATAGTGCTCGGCAATCCGAAGCGCTAGGCATTCTGGGGGTCAACCTGACCTACGGCGCATTCTATCTGCACAACGATATAGACAAATTGCTGCTCGGCCTCATGGACTCCCTCTCGCGTGAGCGTATTGATGTCGACTATATCGAATTAACGGGCCCACTCTTTGCACACCTCGATCACCGTCTTTTGACGGTAGCCTTGCTACGCAAGGGCCTCGCCAACGCCATCCTCTTTAACTCACAGCAGGAGCCCCTACCCCCAACTGAGTTCTTCCATAAGCGGCCAATACTGCTAGAGCGTGGGTCCTTCCGAGCCCTACACCATATGTTCCCCGACCTAGCAGAGCGCTGCAACCAACGTCTGCAGGCCATCGATGGCAAGACTGAGAAGGCGGCTGCCTATGTGCTCGAGATCTCGTTAAACAACATCTTGAGAGCACAACAATCAACCGATGAAGAGGTGCTAGACGTAGTTGAGCAGCTCTGCAAGCAGAATCACAACATACTAGTCAGCACCTACTCTCAATTCTTTCACCTGACTCAATATCTGCGTCGTTACTCCAGCTCTCCGATCGGATTCGTTGTAAGCGCCGCACTCCTACCCCTGCTGCTTGAGGACGATCGCTATGCCTTGCTTAAGGGCGGCGTCCTCGAAGCATCCGCCAGGCTATTTCAGCAACAGGTGCATCTCCTCGTTTATCCCGTTGAATCGCAGTTATTTAGTTTTTATCTAGATCTTATCAAGTTCGACACCTCTCGTATAAAGTTTCCTAAATCAGGGATGGTGCGCGCCAAGAACCTCGGGCTCGGATACGTTAACCAGTACCTCTATCAGTTCCTAGTTGAGTCGAACATTATCGTTGATATCGAGGTTGATGAGTCCGCCGCTATGCCACGCAGCGCTGCATAG